In Aegilops tauschii subsp. strangulata cultivar AL8/78 chromosome 3, Aet v6.0, whole genome shotgun sequence, one genomic interval encodes:
- the LOC109766304 gene encoding pentatricopeptide repeat-containing protein At5g55740, chloroplastic, whose amino-acid sequence MAPLPLPLPATPYPPKPHESPRAAPLHAALASLSQQGSDHGSLRDAFALVSRAERQSSPVGPEVYVSLLQCCVAAGSLRAGRQVHAAAVKRGPYYCRHAYIGTKLAVFYARCGALADAERVFDALPKKNAFAWAAVIGLWSRAGLHARALDGYIDMLQAGVPADNFVVPNVLKACAGIGMVGTGRALHGYAWKAGFRECVYVLSSLVDFYGKCGEVDDAREVFDAMPETTVVTWNSMLMGYINDGRIDDAVELFYQMRVEGVLPTRASILSLLSASADFESPDWGRQGHAVAVSSGLAMDVILGSSIINFYCKVGLVEAAEAVFEQMVERDAVTWNLMIAGYLQDGQTDKALITCRKMLHSGLRFDCVTLASIIMACMTSCGMEMGRVAHGYAVRNNLESDQAVACGLIELYMSSERTEHARRLFDVMSCRDMVMCRVMISAYADRGMSSQALKVLYQMQHEGISPSAACWDSVVSAFMKNEQINEALEIFNEMLLTKTRPNLRTWSLLITGLSRNGMHCEVMNLCCKMQEVEPAPSPTIFSAALVAMKAAASVQYGKAMHACIVKKGLLLSKSVIQSLLNMYGSFSDTGTVESLLGLLAAAQ is encoded by the coding sequence ATGGCTCCGCTTCCTCTCCCCCTTCCCGCCACTCCCTACCCACCCAAACCCCACGAGTCCCCGCGGGCCGCCCCTCTCCATGCCGCGCTCGCCTCCCTCTCCCAGCAAGGCAGCGACCACGGCAGCCTCCGCGACGCCTTCGCCCTCGTCTCCCGCGCCGAGCGCCAGTCGAGCCCCGTCGGCCCGGAGGTGTACGTGTCCCTCCTGCAGTGCTGCGTCGCCGCGGGGTCCCTCCGCGCGGGACGCCAGGTGCACGCTGCCGCCGTCAAGCGCGGGCCCTACTACTGCCGCCACGCCTACATCGGCACCAAGCTCGCGGTCTTCTACGCCCGATGCGGCGCGCTGGCGGACGCCGAGCGCGTGTTCGACGCGCTACCCAAAAAGAACGCCTTCGCCTGGGCCGCCGTCATCGGATTATGGAGCCGCGCCGGGTTGCACGCCAGGGCCCTCGACGGGTACATCGACATGCTGCAGGCGGGCGTCCCCGCGGACAACTTCGTCGTGCCCAACGTGCTGAAGGCATGCGCCGGGATCGGGATGGTCGGGACCGGGAGGGCGCTGCACGGGTACGCCTGGAAGGCGGGGTTCAGGGAATGCGTATACGTGTTGAGCAGCCTGGTGGACTTCTACGGGAAGTGCGGCGAGGTGGATGATGCGAGGGAGGTGTTTGATGCAATGCCGGAGACCACCGTGGTGACCTggaactccatgttgatggggtATATAAATGATGGGAGAATCGATGATGCTGTGGAATTGTTCTATCAGATGAGGGTTGAAGGCGTGCTGCCGACGAGGGCGAGCATTCTTAGCCTTCTGTCTGCATCGGCCGATTTTGAATCTCCTGATTGGGGTAGGCAGGGCCATGCCGTGGCCGTATCGAGTGGCTTGGCGATGGATGTCATTTTGGGGAGCTCAATCATCAACTTTTACTGTAAGGTTGGGCTGGTCGAGGCTGCGGAGGCCGTGTTTGAGCAGATGGTTGAAAGAGACGCCGTTACATGGAATTTGATGATTGCTGGGTATTTGCAGGATGGGCAGACCGACAAGGCTTTGATCACTTGTCGAAAAATGCTCCATTCTGGCCTCAGGTTTGATTGTGTGACGTTGGCGTCCATTATCATGGCTTGCATGACATCCTGTGGTATGGAGATGGGCAGAGTTGCTCACGGCTATGCAGTTAGAAACAACCTTGAATCAGACCAAGCGGTTGCTTGTGGCCTGATAGAGTTATATATGAGTAGTGAAAGGACTGAACATGCACGCCGGCTGTTCGATGTCATGAGTTGCAGAGACATGGTCATGTGCAGAGTGATGATTTCTGCTTATGCAGATCGTGGGATGAGTTCTCAGGCTCTTAAGGTTTTATATCAGATGCAGCATGAGGGCATATCTCCAAGTGCAGCGTGCTGGGATTCGGTCGTTTCAGCTTTTATGAAGAATGAGCAGATTAATGAGGCCCTAGAGATCTTCAATGAGATGCTACTAACAAAAACACGCCCAAATCTACGCACATGGAGCCTGTTAATAACTGGCTTGTCTCGAAATGGTATGCACTGCGAGGTAATGAATCTATGCTGCAAGATGCAAGAAGTAGAGCCAGCACCAAGTCCAACAATTTTCTCCGCAGCACTTGTTGCCATGAAGGCTGCAGCCTCAGTACAATATGGAAAGGCAATGCATGCGTGCATTGTAAAGAAGGGCCTATTGTTGTCCAAATCCGTGATACAGTCCCTGCTAAACATGTATGGCAGTTTCAGTGACACAGGCACGGTAGAAAGTTTACTAGGCTTGCTTGCTGCTGCACAGTAA